Proteins from a single region of Fundulus heteroclitus isolate FHET01 chromosome 12, MU-UCD_Fhet_4.1, whole genome shotgun sequence:
- the rflna gene encoding refilin-A — MVGHLHLQAMDDSLKGKNREGLLDSPDSGLPPSPSPPFCPLSPAPIEPRSGGCATPVDSFHGCYRKESREGKLLPYLLLNSAGTDLKSRMHPVFYGESIEVNPKAEQEIKCTSAVKYDSDKHYRDRVVCAPVPMPTYFSETVVAVQNCTWRSYKTQVYLEPRQKPVSYQSTTIIYPKHAKNTYRTTLSYNPTGSRRWFVSTVQLEASEDTSPCIIYTEDL; from the exons ATGGTGGGGCACCTACATTTACAAGCGATGGATGATAGCCTGAAAGGAAAGAACCGGGAAGGGCTGCTGGACAGTCCGGACTCGGGCTTGCCCCCCAGCCCCAGCCCGCCCTTCTGCCCGCTGTCTCCGGCTCCGATCGAGCCGCGCTCCGGCGGCTGCGCGACGCCCGTCGACAGCTTCCACGGATGTTACCGGAAGGAGAGCCGGGAGGGCAAActg CTGCCCTACCTGCTACTGAACTCTGCAGGAACAGACCTGAAGTCTCGCATGCACCCGGTGTTCTACGGCGAGAGCATAGAAGTCAACCCCAAAGCGGAGCAGGAAATCAA GTGCACATCTGCCGTCAAGTATGACTCCGACAAGCATTACAGAGACCGGGTGGTGTGTGCCCCGGTTCCCATGCCCACTTACTTCAGCGAGACTGTGGTGGCGGTGCAGAACTGCACTTGGAGGAGCTACAAGACGCAGGTGTACCTGGAGCCCCGGCAGAAGCCCGTCAGCTACCAAAGCACCACCATCATCTACCCGAAACACGCCAAAAACACTTACCGCACCACCCTCAGCTACAATCCCACAGGCTCTCGCCGCTGGTTCGTGTCCACGGTGCAGCTGGAGGCCAGCGAGGACACGAGCCCTTGCATCATCTACACAGAGGACCTGTAG